ACTGTCCCGATCTGGATGGCCGCACCGCTAATCCCGATAACGAGAACGACGCAAGTTAAAATAAGGTTTTGTGAGTTGCTGTAATCGACTTTTGACTCAATAAGCATGCGGATGCCGCTCACTGCAATGATGCCGAACAAAAGCAATGAAATACCGCCCATAACAGGCTGTGGGATTGATGAAATAAGTGCAGCCAATTTGCCGAAGAACGACAGAATAATTGCTATCACCGCTGCTCCTCCGATTATCCAAGTCGAGTATACGCGGGTAATCGCAAGGACCCCAATGTTCTCACCGTACGTCGTATTCGGTGTCGAACCAACGAAGCTTGATAGAATCGTAGAAATCCCATTTCCCATTAGCGAGCGATCAAGCCCGGGGTCTTTCATTAAGTCTTTTTTAACAATATTGCCTGTTACAACGAGATGGCCGATATGTTCAGGAATTAATACGAGGGCAGCAGGCAAGATAATAAAAACATCAGACCAATTGAACTTCATCGCATAAAAGGTAGGCAAAGAAAGTATATCTGCTTCACCAACTTTCGTGAAATCGACCATTCCAAAAAAGTAAGCAATGATATACCCTGCAATAATGCCAAGCAAGATGGGAATAATTTTGAGAAAGCCGCGAAGCATGACCCAAAAAATGATCGTAAGAAATAAAGTCAGCGTGGAAACGGCAATGACATTCATGTCAATTGTCCAAGTTTCCGGCGCATCGGACGGTTTCACAAACCCTGCCATCTGTGCGGCGGTTGGGACGAGCTCAAGTCCAATGACTGCAACAATTGCCCCCATTGCGGCTGGCGGGAAAATAACGTCCAGCCACCCGGTACCGGCAACTTTTACGATAAACGACACGATGACGAGTACGATGCCGACCGCAAGGAATCCTCCCAATGCATGGCTGTATCCTTCAATACCAGCGTATTTTGACAGAACAAAAAAAACCGGTGACAAAAAAGCAAAACTCGAACCGAGATAAGCGGGAATTTGCCCTTTCGTCATGAAAAGATACAAAATAGTCCCGACTCCGTTCATGAGCAAGATAATTGCTGGATCGACTCCGAATAATATCGGGACTAATACGGTTGAGCCGAACATTGCAAACAAATGCTGGATGCTTAACGGCAAGCTTTGGAGTAGTGGCAAACGCTCGTCTACTTGAATTTCTCGTTGTTTCATGAAAGTTTCCCTCCTAACTAAATGTAGACTACAAAAAAGCACCTTGCCAATGATCGCAAGGTGCACAGTTTTTTCATAGTGATTCCTAGGTACACAGATGGAATGAAGTGCTTCACGAACCTTGAAAGCCTCACTGGACTTTTTAAAGGCAGCTTTTCAATTGTCTTAGATATTATGGCAAAT
This portion of the Pueribacillus theae genome encodes:
- the uraA gene encoding uracil permease, yielding MKQREIQVDERLPLLQSLPLSIQHLFAMFGSTVLVPILFGVDPAIILLMNGVGTILYLFMTKGQIPAYLGSSFAFLSPVFFVLSKYAGIEGYSHALGGFLAVGIVLVIVSFIVKVAGTGWLDVIFPPAAMGAIVAVIGLELVPTAAQMAGFVKPSDAPETWTIDMNVIAVSTLTLFLTIIFWVMLRGFLKIIPILLGIIAGYIIAYFFGMVDFTKVGEADILSLPTFYAMKFNWSDVFIILPAALVLIPEHIGHLVVTGNIVKKDLMKDPGLDRSLMGNGISTILSSFVGSTPNTTYGENIGVLAITRVYSTWIIGGAAVIAIILSFFGKLAALISSIPQPVMGGISLLLFGIIAVSGIRMLIESKVDYSNSQNLILTCVVLVIGISGAAIQIGTVELKGMGLATIIAISLSLFFKLLDLLNLSNE